The Haloplanus sp. CK5-1 genome contains a region encoding:
- a CDS encoding ABC transporter permease subunit — protein MTWRDVALRDVRAASRSVGIWIVGGAQLLLFVGVAAVEFVLNDGSFSTYVDSLSGVVAVTIPLVALLLGYKSILAERTGGQLRLALSVPHTRRDVAVGKLVGRSAVFAVPTALALCLAGGVAIMLADGGVPWPWLPWFAGVTVLYGVAFVGLAVGVSLSTATGRRVTVGTIGAYLVTVVLWEDLHTAVLLVLHRFDTAVTNDMPGWALFVRLAAPSESFDLLVRTGFAVNRASRYVDSGAAYVAWPAAFGLLVAWTFVPVALGYLRFKTADL, from the coding sequence GTGACCTGGCGCGACGTCGCCCTCCGGGACGTTCGTGCAGCCAGTCGGTCGGTCGGCATCTGGATCGTCGGCGGGGCTCAACTCCTCCTGTTCGTCGGCGTCGCCGCCGTCGAGTTCGTGCTCAACGACGGCTCGTTCTCGACGTACGTCGACAGCCTCTCCGGGGTCGTCGCGGTGACGATTCCGCTCGTTGCGCTCCTGCTTGGCTACAAGTCGATCCTCGCGGAGCGAACCGGTGGGCAACTCCGCCTGGCACTCTCCGTCCCACACACCCGCCGGGACGTTGCAGTCGGCAAGCTCGTCGGACGGAGCGCCGTCTTCGCCGTGCCGACGGCGCTCGCGCTCTGTCTCGCGGGCGGCGTAGCCATCATGCTCGCCGACGGCGGCGTGCCGTGGCCGTGGCTGCCGTGGTTCGCCGGCGTAACGGTACTGTACGGGGTGGCGTTCGTCGGGCTGGCGGTTGGCGTCTCGTTATCGACGGCTACTGGCCGACGAGTTACCGTCGGTACCATCGGTGCGTATCTGGTGACGGTCGTCCTCTGGGAAGACCTCCATACGGCGGTGCTGTTGGTTCTGCATCGGTTCGATACGGCGGTCACGAACGATATGCCCGGCTGGGCTCTCTTCGTCCGTCTCGCGGCACCGAGTGAGTCCTTCGACCTGCTCGTCCGGACCGGATTCGCCGTCAATCGGGCCAGTCGGTACGTCGACAGTGGCGCCGCGTATGTCGCTTGGCCGGCCGCCTTTGGACTGCTGGTCGCGTGGACGTTCGTTCCGGTTGCGCTGGGCTACCTCCGGTTCAAGACTGCCGACCTCTAG
- a CDS encoding ABC transporter permease: MTWRVIARRDWRVVLDARLPKVALVGLIGVVSIAAYVYPVVGTPPITTSRFGGFVGGWLGGLLAPIGVLFGYGAIAREHESGALRLALSMPHGRSTLVLGRFVGRAGVLGAATVVGMAIAGVLVVYPYGTLQPLRFLAFVLLTVGHGATWVGIGVAASALVATNRRALVLGVVALFVLVIVWDPVTAGAEAGLVAAGVTGGPIRTAVRVSAQLDPGSAFEMLVTALTASDQGADAWYDGPALALPVFVGWLLGPLSIAILRFEWRDLA, from the coding sequence GTGACGTGGCGCGTGATCGCCCGTCGGGACTGGCGGGTGGTACTCGATGCCCGACTCCCGAAGGTCGCGCTCGTCGGCCTGATCGGCGTCGTCTCGATCGCGGCGTACGTCTACCCCGTCGTCGGCACCCCGCCGATCACGACGAGTCGGTTCGGCGGCTTCGTCGGTGGGTGGCTCGGGGGATTGCTTGCCCCAATCGGCGTGTTGTTCGGATACGGTGCCATCGCCCGCGAACATGAGTCCGGCGCGCTCCGACTCGCGCTGTCGATGCCACACGGCAGATCGACGCTCGTACTCGGACGGTTCGTCGGCCGAGCAGGCGTGCTGGGAGCCGCCACCGTCGTCGGGATGGCGATTGCGGGTGTCTTGGTCGTCTATCCGTACGGAACGCTGCAGCCGCTTCGCTTTCTGGCGTTCGTCCTCCTGACCGTCGGCCACGGCGCCACCTGGGTCGGGATCGGTGTCGCAGCATCCGCGCTGGTCGCGACGAACCGACGGGCGCTCGTTCTCGGCGTCGTCGCGCTCTTCGTGTTGGTCATCGTCTGGGACCCCGTCACTGCGGGGGCCGAGGCTGGTCTGGTGGCAGCGGGGGTCACCGGTGGTCCGATCCGTACCGCGGTTCGGGTCAGCGCCCAACTCGACCCCGGGAGCGCCTTCGAGATGCTCGTGACCGCCCTGACTGCGAGCGACCAGGGCGCGGACGCGTGGTACGACGGGCCGGCCCTGGCGCTTCCGGTCTTCGTCGGCTGGCTCCTCGGTCCACTGTCGATAGCGATACTCCGGTTCGAGTGGAGGGACCTCGCGTGA
- a CDS encoding ABC transporter ATP-binding protein, with the protein MTVISATDLSKRYGDVLALDRVDLTVDAGETFGFLGSNGAGKSTFIDILLGFVAPSDGTLSVFGHDCRDDGVAVRERVGVLPEGYAPFDGLSGRQHVEYAIRSKGVDEDAADVLSRVGLRDDAARPAADYSKGMCQRLALAMALVGEPDLLVLDEPTTGLDPNGAAEMRTILREEADRGATIFFSSHVLEQVEAVCDRVGILQNGRLIATDTIAGLRDAIGGGTKLVITPDRVDDGTLNAVRRVEGVETAVERDGTIEATCTNDAKMDALVELHDAGVEVVNFRTEEASLEDMFVEFTGGDRA; encoded by the coding sequence GTGACAGTCATCAGCGCCACGGACCTCTCGAAGCGCTACGGCGACGTGCTCGCTCTCGACCGCGTCGATCTGACCGTCGACGCCGGCGAGACGTTCGGCTTCCTCGGGTCGAACGGCGCGGGCAAGTCGACGTTCATCGACATCCTGCTCGGATTCGTCGCGCCGAGCGACGGCACGCTGTCGGTGTTCGGCCACGACTGCCGGGACGACGGCGTCGCCGTCCGCGAACGCGTCGGCGTCCTGCCAGAGGGGTACGCCCCATTCGACGGACTCTCGGGCCGCCAACACGTCGAATACGCCATCCGGTCGAAAGGCGTCGACGAGGACGCCGCCGACGTGCTCTCCCGCGTCGGACTCCGTGACGACGCCGCGCGACCGGCCGCGGACTATTCGAAAGGAATGTGCCAGCGGCTCGCGCTCGCGATGGCGCTCGTCGGAGAGCCGGACCTGCTCGTCCTCGACGAACCGACGACCGGGCTCGATCCGAACGGCGCCGCGGAGATGCGGACCATCCTTCGCGAGGAGGCCGACCGCGGCGCGACCATCTTCTTTTCGAGTCACGTCCTCGAACAGGTCGAGGCGGTCTGTGATCGGGTCGGCATCCTCCAGAACGGCCGGCTGATCGCGACCGACACCATCGCCGGATTGCGTGATGCGATCGGCGGTGGGACGAAACTGGTCATCACGCCCGACCGTGTCGACGACGGGACCCTCAACGCCGTCCGACGGGTCGAGGGCGTCGAGACGGCGGTCGAACGCGACGGCACAATCGAGGCGACGTGTACGAACGACGCGAAGATGGACGCGCTGGTCGAACTCCACGACGCCGGCGTCGAGGTCGTGAACTTCCGCACCGAGGAGGCGTCGCTCGAGGACATGTTCGTCGAGTTCACCGGAGGCGACCGGGCGTGA
- a CDS encoding DUF5518 domain-containing protein, giving the protein MVRIGPLQLSETWTYALVGGLLALPFTALEVWRSPENITLGAVVAGSVFAGYLIKRRGGNSTATGLRAALIGGIPALWALNELLWAVSSIPNPPWFQAVSVGMALAFGGLILLVVAVSGALAGRFGGWLAERRGRDGVADPRSRT; this is encoded by the coding sequence GTGGTTCGGATTGGTCCCCTCCAGTTGAGCGAGACGTGGACGTACGCACTCGTCGGTGGGCTACTCGCACTCCCGTTCACCGCGCTCGAAGTGTGGCGGTCCCCGGAGAACATAACGCTCGGGGCGGTCGTCGCCGGGAGCGTATTCGCCGGGTATCTGATCAAGCGACGCGGCGGGAACAGCACCGCGACCGGATTACGAGCCGCGCTTATCGGTGGAATACCGGCTCTCTGGGCGCTGAACGAACTTCTTTGGGCGGTCTCGAGCATCCCGAACCCGCCGTGGTTCCAAGCGGTCAGCGTCGGGATGGCACTCGCGTTCGGTGGCCTCATTTTACTAGTAGTGGCCGTCTCGGGCGCGCTCGCCGGCCGATTCGGTGGCTGGCTGGCCGAACGGAGGGGTCGCGACGGTGTCGCCGACCCACGGAGTCGTACGTAG
- a CDS encoding sensor histidine kinase — translation MTGYPKANYVARTRVVETLQEALVVLDWDDHVLDINETAAELFDGSTERMIGEPVRSVVDGLGRTELTAGATGTVALRTSKGRRRFQYSVSAVDEATTDDADNPVARTVLFRDITDQETREQRLTVLNRILRHNVRNDLDVVLAYADHVDDEELRTVIRERTTGLLELSDKVREAETVMTDRTGSPEPVDLSDVANTVVDQFRSENDSADISLVCPDEVPISSHQAVLRRVLTELIENSLEHTNTDSPRVEVSVRETSAGIVEMSVADDGPGIPERERDILAAGTETQLEHGQGIGLWFVNWAVTQLGGEIQFRENDPEGSLVTVRLYDSVQ, via the coding sequence ATGACCGGGTACCCAAAAGCGAACTACGTCGCACGGACACGGGTGGTCGAGACCCTGCAGGAAGCGCTCGTCGTGCTCGACTGGGACGACCACGTCCTCGATATCAACGAGACGGCGGCGGAGTTGTTCGACGGGTCGACGGAACGGATGATCGGCGAACCAGTCCGGTCGGTCGTCGACGGGCTCGGACGGACCGAACTCACCGCTGGAGCGACGGGAACGGTCGCCCTTCGGACGTCGAAAGGCCGCCGACGGTTCCAGTACAGCGTCTCCGCAGTCGACGAAGCCACTACCGACGACGCGGACAATCCCGTCGCCAGAACCGTGCTCTTCCGGGATATCACCGATCAAGAGACCAGAGAGCAACGACTCACGGTTCTCAATCGTATCCTCCGACACAACGTGCGAAACGACTTGGACGTCGTGCTCGCGTACGCCGACCACGTCGACGACGAGGAACTACGAACCGTCATTCGAGAGCGTACCACCGGCCTTCTCGAACTGAGTGACAAGGTCAGAGAGGCGGAGACCGTCATGACTGACCGCACCGGTTCACCGGAACCGGTCGATCTGAGCGACGTGGCGAACACCGTCGTCGACCAGTTTCGATCCGAGAACGATTCGGCCGACATCTCGCTCGTTTGCCCCGACGAGGTTCCGATCTCCTCTCACCAAGCCGTCCTTCGACGGGTACTCACCGAACTGATCGAAAATTCACTCGAACACACGAATACGGACTCGCCGCGTGTCGAAGTCAGTGTCCGAGAGACGTCCGCGGGGATAGTCGAGATGTCCGTCGCAGACGACGGACCCGGTATCCCCGAACGGGAACGGGATATCCTCGCTGCCGGGACCGAGACACAGCTCGAACACGGCCAGGGTATCGGACTCTGGTTCGTCAACTGGGCAGTCACTCAGTTAGGAGGGGAGATTCAGTTTCGGGAGAACGACCCCGAAGGCAGTCTCGTCACGGTCCGGCTCTACGATTCGGTACAGTAA
- a CDS encoding HAMP domain-containing sensor histidine kinase: MSDRVTEEQLDSVEANAELEAESLARWFEGEQESIRLLSSHRGIDPSNETRTEHTLARELNRTSDELVGLHVVERPTEQPSNGTTERIVASSDGLAGEPLAATAIDWGQTASGEEVAFQFDDTADTLVSWVYLDNGNMSVAIASPTPDGDHVLIGEYHPSTRVAAAANATNDTSTVVLGGVSGYVMFEENSPNEFRPYKGDSTVTEVESRIEERPNQFAPISGSELDDTEVRGYHSVPSEGVNWVVVKEVPKSTALAVTTQVQTDLTGLIGLTAVGFLLIGAMIHFGPISSIRRLSRQAEAVADGDLTVEIPDGNRIDEVGQLNTSLHRTKAYIETITEQAEKIARREFDDTALDEEIPGPVGEAMADMRDDLERFVTERERREQRLEVFNRVLRHNLRNRLDVIRSHTEQLADRTDDDDVEAVLAATDRLASIGTRARRIDRLMARDPDPTTVDLTDVVPDLLSQVESDDVTVDTELPSTATLWTDAEILRTTLTSPVENAVKYAESRVTVSVDPTAEGYSIAISDDGPGIPAAELQSLAAGTETPLQHGRGLGLWQLRWGVDALDGDLSFETEDGTTVIVTLTDLTGRPETEE, encoded by the coding sequence GTGTCCGATCGGGTCACCGAAGAGCAGTTGGATTCGGTGGAAGCAAACGCGGAACTCGAGGCCGAGAGTCTCGCTAGATGGTTCGAGGGTGAACAGGAGTCGATTCGGCTGCTATCCTCACATCGAGGTATCGATCCGTCGAACGAGACACGAACCGAACACACCCTTGCCAGGGAACTCAATCGAACGTCGGACGAACTCGTCGGCCTTCACGTCGTCGAGCGGCCGACAGAGCAGCCGTCGAACGGCACAACGGAGCGGATCGTCGCGAGCAGTGATGGATTGGCGGGCGAACCGCTGGCTGCGACAGCGATCGACTGGGGACAAACCGCTTCCGGCGAGGAGGTTGCGTTCCAATTCGACGATACGGCGGATACGCTCGTCTCGTGGGTGTATCTGGATAACGGTAACATGTCGGTCGCGATCGCCTCACCGACGCCCGATGGCGATCACGTGTTGATCGGCGAGTACCACCCCAGCACTCGGGTCGCGGCGGCGGCCAACGCGACCAACGACACGAGCACCGTCGTTCTCGGCGGCGTGAGTGGGTACGTCATGTTCGAGGAGAACAGCCCAAACGAGTTTCGTCCGTACAAGGGCGACTCGACCGTCACCGAGGTCGAATCCCGAATCGAGGAGCGACCGAATCAGTTCGCGCCGATCAGCGGTTCCGAACTGGATGACACGGAAGTTCGCGGGTACCATAGCGTCCCGAGCGAGGGTGTCAACTGGGTCGTCGTCAAGGAGGTTCCCAAATCGACGGCGCTCGCCGTGACTACTCAAGTCCAGACCGATTTGACGGGGCTGATCGGACTCACCGCCGTCGGCTTTTTACTGATCGGTGCGATGATCCACTTCGGCCCGATCAGTTCGATCAGACGACTGTCGCGTCAGGCGGAAGCGGTCGCCGACGGTGATCTGACTGTCGAAATTCCGGATGGAAACCGGATCGACGAGGTCGGGCAACTTAACACCAGTCTCCACAGAACCAAGGCGTACATCGAAACGATCACCGAACAAGCCGAAAAGATCGCCCGTCGCGAGTTCGACGACACAGCCCTCGACGAAGAGATTCCGGGACCCGTCGGCGAGGCGATGGCGGATATGCGTGACGACTTAGAGCGGTTCGTTACCGAACGCGAACGACGCGAACAACGCCTCGAGGTGTTCAACCGAGTGCTCAGACACAACCTCAGGAACCGGCTCGACGTTATCAGAAGCCACACGGAGCAACTGGCCGACCGAACGGATGATGACGACGTCGAGGCTGTTCTGGCAGCAACGGACCGGCTGGCGTCGATCGGCACTCGAGCCCGGCGAATCGACCGACTGATGGCTCGCGACCCCGACCCGACGACGGTGGATCTGACGGACGTGGTTCCCGATCTGCTCTCGCAGGTCGAATCCGACGACGTCACCGTCGACACGGAGCTTCCATCGACGGCGACGCTCTGGACCGACGCCGAAATACTACGAACGACACTGACCAGTCCGGTGGAAAACGCGGTCAAATACGCGGAGTCGCGTGTCACCGTCTCGGTCGATCCGACAGCCGAGGGTTACAGTATCGCTATCAGCGACGACGGCCCCGGTATTCCAGCGGCCGAACTCCAATCGCTGGCGGCCGGAACCGAGACCCCCCTCCAACACGGACGCGGACTCGGGCTCTGGCAACTCAGGTGGGGGGTCGATGCACTAGACGGGGATCTATCGTTCGAAACCGAGGATGGTACGACAGTCATCGTAACGCTCACCGACCTCACGGGGAGACCTGAGACTGAAGAATGA
- a CDS encoding helix-turn-helix domain-containing protein: MTSAFPRQSHVEYSPHERTDLTVSSDSQAEALQALSSGTAQAILGALDGDPKTTSEIAEIVDTSIQNVHHHLRRLEDNDLVKPVETWYSVKGREMTVYALTAEKLVVQFGTADGRSN, from the coding sequence ATGACGAGTGCCTTTCCACGCCAGAGCCACGTCGAATACAGCCCTCACGAGCGAACGGATCTCACCGTCTCCAGTGATTCACAGGCAGAAGCCCTCCAAGCGCTGTCGTCGGGGACGGCACAGGCGATTTTGGGGGCGCTGGATGGTGACCCGAAGACGACATCCGAGATCGCGGAGATAGTCGACACGTCGATCCAGAACGTCCACCACCATCTGCGGCGTCTCGAAGATAACGACCTCGTCAAACCGGTTGAAACGTGGTACTCGGTCAAGGGTAGAGAGATGACCGTCTACGCGCTTACCGCCGAGAAACTCGTCGTGCAGTTTGGGACCGCCGACGGTCGCAGTAACTGA
- a CDS encoding winged helix-turn-helix domain-containing protein — MSVNPTPRSKRHPDWTGDIDLSANELFELFGDEYTRRVYETITEQPRSGRAVAEAADVSRATAYRRLNDLRDAGLVRTEMMICDDGHHKERFMSVPTSISISLGDGIGATVDVAD, encoded by the coding sequence ATGTCCGTTAACCCGACCCCAAGATCGAAGCGACACCCCGATTGGACTGGAGATATCGACCTCTCGGCGAACGAGTTGTTCGAGCTCTTCGGGGACGAATACACCCGTCGCGTGTACGAGACGATCACGGAGCAGCCACGAAGCGGCCGTGCGGTCGCCGAAGCAGCGGACGTCTCGCGGGCAACGGCATACCGTCGCCTCAACGATCTTCGTGATGCGGGTCTCGTTCGCACCGAGATGATGATCTGTGACGATGGGCATCACAAGGAACGGTTCATGTCTGTGCCTACGTCCATCTCCATATCACTCGGCGACGGGATCGGGGCCACAGTCGACGTCGCGGATTGA
- a CDS encoding response regulator transcription factor → MSGNDRAADVHTLVVDDEQEVADAYALRLRGYCDVETVYSGEAALSAVADTSVDIILLDRHMPGMSGDDVLSELAECGYYGRVVMVTAVDPGIEVLDMPFDDYLCKPVEREDVRAVIDQQRRILAYETLGKYFGAEAKRAVLKAELDSTKHREHERFVEVAERAERLEARARRLLTDDAIFAQFDDINRGET, encoded by the coding sequence ATGTCCGGAAACGATCGCGCGGCCGACGTGCACACACTCGTCGTCGACGACGAGCAGGAGGTGGCAGACGCGTATGCACTACGACTGCGCGGCTACTGCGACGTCGAGACGGTGTACAGTGGAGAAGCAGCGCTTTCGGCAGTCGCGGATACGTCGGTCGATATCATCCTTCTGGATCGCCACATGCCGGGGATGTCGGGCGACGATGTGCTGTCGGAGTTGGCCGAGTGTGGATACTACGGACGGGTAGTCATGGTAACCGCGGTCGACCCCGGAATCGAAGTACTGGATATGCCCTTCGATGATTATCTCTGCAAGCCGGTCGAGCGTGAAGACGTCCGTGCAGTCATCGATCAACAGCGACGGATTCTCGCGTACGAAACGCTCGGGAAGTATTTCGGTGCCGAGGCCAAGCGGGCAGTGCTCAAAGCGGAACTGGACTCCACGAAGCACCGCGAGCACGAACGATTCGTAGAGGTGGCCGAGCGGGCGGAGCGACTCGAAGCCCGAGCCAGACGATTGCTGACTGATGATGCCATTTTCGCTCAGTTCGACGATATCAATCGCGGGGAGACGTGA
- a CDS encoding bacterio-opsin activator domain-containing protein, with translation MDDRLHRAPIGVLDVSTEGVVLDSNEIGQRLIDATDPTGVPLADVFPRSVDDTVLTAFEGASVTETDFEEYYPELDRWFAVSVVALDEGGAVYFRDVTERRRERRSLRRLREERKRTELIDDVRSDILAALVDATSREEIAETISRGLGETELYEFAWVGERDMGPGDFVVRAVAGETGETFGAVRDAVEDETVTTPEERAVRDGQLQTIQPLTDSSTVPEPVRTAGFADGVQSALSIPVVYGPNVHGVVGIYASGTEAFSERERASFETLGEIAGFAITAVRNRNLLLSDSVAEITFELGDDSVLARLSQTLDSTLKLEGMVPQADDALLCFVSVEGDGIDRVDHETTGMETITATRVIDESDSGGSVELTIRGSTPLLAISSLGGTVRRASFDDGTGRLVVDLPPDGDVRRIVDTLSREYDVEFVAKEERKRSVTTAREFRDELDDRLTQRQRTVLRTAYLADYFQSPRGSTAEEVAASLDITGSTLLHHLRAGQRKLLDAYLDGHVRASERK, from the coding sequence ATGGATGATCGGCTGCACCGAGCGCCGATCGGTGTTCTCGACGTCTCGACCGAGGGAGTCGTATTAGACAGCAACGAGATCGGTCAGCGACTGATCGACGCCACAGACCCAACTGGAGTCCCGCTTGCCGACGTATTTCCACGATCCGTCGACGACACCGTCTTGACCGCATTCGAAGGTGCCTCGGTCACCGAAACGGACTTCGAGGAGTATTATCCCGAGCTCGACAGGTGGTTTGCCGTCTCGGTCGTTGCACTCGACGAGGGAGGAGCCGTCTATTTTCGAGATGTGACCGAGCGACGACGCGAGAGACGCTCCCTCCGACGACTCCGAGAAGAGCGTAAACGGACGGAACTCATCGACGACGTGCGTTCGGACATCCTCGCGGCACTCGTCGACGCCACGTCGCGTGAGGAGATCGCCGAAACGATCTCTCGGGGACTCGGTGAGACTGAACTGTACGAATTCGCGTGGGTTGGGGAACGTGATATGGGACCCGGCGACTTCGTCGTTCGCGCCGTCGCGGGTGAGACCGGCGAAACGTTCGGGGCTGTTCGTGATGCGGTCGAGGACGAGACGGTGACGACACCCGAGGAGCGTGCAGTCAGAGACGGTCAACTGCAGACTATCCAGCCACTCACTGACAGTTCCACAGTTCCCGAACCGGTCCGGACAGCCGGGTTTGCCGACGGTGTCCAGTCAGCACTGAGTATCCCAGTCGTATACGGGCCGAACGTCCACGGGGTGGTCGGAATTTATGCGAGTGGTACCGAGGCGTTCTCCGAACGGGAGCGGGCTAGTTTCGAGACACTGGGTGAGATAGCTGGATTCGCAATCACCGCGGTCCGAAATCGGAACCTGTTGCTTTCGGATAGCGTCGCGGAGATCACCTTCGAACTCGGCGACGATTCGGTGCTGGCGCGACTGAGTCAGACACTCGACTCGACGCTGAAACTGGAAGGAATGGTTCCACAGGCTGACGATGCGTTGCTCTGTTTCGTCTCGGTCGAAGGTGACGGGATCGACCGCGTCGATCACGAAACCACAGGGATGGAGACGATCACGGCGACACGAGTCATCGACGAATCCGATTCCGGTGGGAGCGTCGAACTCACTATCCGTGGTTCGACTCCGCTCCTCGCCATTTCGTCGCTCGGTGGTACCGTCCGGCGTGCCAGCTTCGACGATGGGACGGGTCGTCTCGTCGTGGACCTCCCTCCGGACGGTGACGTCCGCCGTATCGTGGACACTCTCAGTCGGGAGTACGACGTGGAGTTCGTCGCGAAGGAGGAACGGAAACGATCCGTTACAACCGCCCGCGAATTCCGCGACGAACTGGACGACCGGCTGACACAGCGACAGCGGACAGTCCTTCGAACCGCATATTTGGCCGACTACTTCCAGTCGCCTCGGGGAAGCACGGCCGAAGAAGTCGCTGCCTCACTGGATATCACGGGGTCGACGTTGCTCCATCACCTGCGTGCCGGCCAGCGAAAACTTCTGGATGCCTATCTCGACGGGCATGTGCGGGCATCCGAGAGAAAATGA
- a CDS encoding HAMP domain-containing sensor histidine kinase, protein MSFERTQTGEDVPEREAPFLGRQRGKQRTEKETTRHPHGVSESETAGNNKHASELTGRHESRATPFPPEMSSPAIGAGGSATIVREDYGRPMTDECDAAIPLDAFPDPVLAYAIDGGEARITTRNESFERRFENTAPESLVSTVFERFSHSTVAGDQDPITHLVRGDRVGIYLDGDGDQGPFFARVVPSDGDAGYLVFSDLQQCPSIGEVPAVDQVSSVISHDLRNPLDVAKAHLTAARETGEPEHFESVAEAHDRMERIIRDVLTLTRDAVVDPSEQVSVETAATDAWQSVDTDGATLDLVGSLPTVTADADQVRRLFENLFRNSVEHNTSDRRAQDTNSVEHSTTDNRVRSRGSVERDSDAPAANTHREQAEWDTENRDQSRDRSDETPVERRVTVTVGALADGFYVADDGTGIPADERETVFEPGHSTMDGGTGLGLAIVEQIIAAHDWSVALTTSDSGGARFEVRF, encoded by the coding sequence GTGTCGTTCGAACGCACCCAGACCGGTGAGGACGTTCCGGAGCGGGAGGCCCCGTTCTTAGGTCGGCAACGCGGAAAACAGCGCACCGAAAAAGAAACTACGAGGCATCCACACGGTGTTTCTGAGTCAGAGACAGCCGGTAATAATAAACACGCGTCCGAATTAACGGGGAGGCATGAGTCGCGTGCGACTCCGTTCCCACCGGAGATGTCTTCACCAGCTATCGGGGCTGGTGGTTCCGCGACGATCGTACGGGAGGACTACGGGAGACCAATGACCGACGAGTGTGACGCAGCGATCCCGTTGGACGCGTTTCCGGATCCCGTTCTCGCCTACGCCATAGACGGTGGTGAGGCCCGCATTACGACGAGAAACGAGAGCTTCGAGCGACGGTTCGAGAATACGGCACCCGAATCCCTCGTCTCGACGGTATTCGAGCGGTTCAGCCACAGTACCGTAGCCGGCGATCAGGATCCGATAACCCATCTCGTTCGGGGCGATCGTGTCGGGATATACCTCGACGGGGATGGGGATCAGGGACCGTTTTTTGCGCGGGTGGTCCCTTCCGACGGCGACGCTGGGTATCTCGTCTTCTCCGACCTGCAGCAGTGTCCCAGTATCGGGGAGGTGCCTGCTGTCGACCAAGTTAGTAGCGTGATCAGCCACGACCTCCGTAACCCACTCGATGTCGCCAAGGCACATCTCACGGCAGCACGGGAGACGGGAGAGCCGGAACACTTCGAGTCGGTCGCCGAGGCACACGATCGGATGGAACGGATAATTCGCGACGTCCTCACCCTTACGCGGGACGCAGTCGTGGACCCATCGGAGCAGGTCTCGGTCGAAACCGCAGCGACGGACGCGTGGCAATCCGTCGACACTGATGGAGCGACGCTTGACCTCGTCGGATCACTCCCTACCGTCACCGCCGACGCCGATCAAGTACGAAGGCTGTTCGAAAACCTGTTCCGGAACAGCGTGGAGCACAACACCTCCGACAGGCGGGCACAAGATACCAACAGTGTAGAGCATAGCACTACGGACAACCGAGTGCGATCCAGAGGGTCGGTCGAACGCGACTCGGACGCTCCCGCCGCAAACACCCACAGAGAGCAGGCAGAGTGGGATACCGAGAACCGAGACCAGTCCCGTGATCGAAGCGACGAAACGCCGGTGGAACGTCGCGTGACGGTCACTGTCGGCGCGTTGGCGGACGGGTTCTACGTCGCTGATGATGGCACAGGTATCCCCGCCGACGAACGGGAGACAGTATTCGAACCGGGCCACTCGACGATGGACGGCGGAACCGGACTCGGCCTCGCGATCGTCGAACAGATCATCGCTGCCCACGATTGGAGCGTGGCTCTCACTACGTCCGACAGTGGTGGAGCACGGTTCGAGGTCCGATTCTAA